Proteins from a genomic interval of Rhipicephalus microplus isolate Deutch F79 chromosome 6, USDA_Rmic, whole genome shotgun sequence:
- the LOC142764751 gene encoding uncharacterized protein LOC142764751, protein MTFGMAAQIRPQELRVFEKHPLVRGCQKPMPDNPGKSLEAPQFTDKQGAPENPEETTHCEGAPASSESNDESFVDGGTPVECSVAAEDDRMNESSSVQEGEMTGGTTNFMSFWS, encoded by the exons ATGACGTTCGGCATGGCTGCACAGATTCGGCCACAAGAACTTCGCGTCTTCGAAAAACACCCGCTTGTGCGAG GATGCCAGAAGCCAATGCCAGATAACCCAGGCAAATCACTTGAAGCACCACAATTTACGGACAAGCAAGGTGCACCTGAGAACCCAGAGGAAACCACGCATTGCGAGGGAGCACCTGCGAGCTCGGAAAGCAATGACGAGTCTTTTGTGGATGGAGGCACACCAGTGGAATGCTCTGTAGCAG CAGAAGATGACCGAATGAACGAGTCGTCATCAGTGCAAGAAGGCGAAATGACGGGAGGGACCACCAATTTCATGAGCTTTTGGTCTTAA